One Mesorhizobium sp. B2-1-1 DNA window includes the following coding sequences:
- a CDS encoding Lrp/AsnC family transcriptional regulator, with protein MPNPTLDAIDLKIIAALQKNAKATTNDLAEAVGLSPSPCARRVRLLEGAGVIKGYTVVVDQKKLGLPISAFASIKLERQREDDLDRFSQSVLRWPEVVDCYLMTGQRDYLMRIVVRDLEAYERFIKDKLTRLDNIASIESSFALGQVKRSEVLPV; from the coding sequence ATGCCAAATCCGACGCTTGATGCCATCGACCTGAAGATCATTGCCGCGCTGCAGAAGAACGCAAAAGCGACGACGAACGACCTTGCTGAAGCCGTCGGCCTTTCGCCCTCACCATGCGCCCGGCGCGTCAGGCTCTTGGAGGGCGCCGGCGTCATCAAAGGCTATACGGTCGTCGTCGACCAAAAGAAGCTCGGGCTGCCGATCAGCGCTTTCGCGTCGATCAAGCTTGAACGGCAACGCGAAGACGATCTCGACCGCTTCTCTCAGTCCGTGCTGCGCTGGCCGGAGGTTGTCGACTGCTATCTGATGACGGGCCAGCGCGATTACCTGATGCGCATCGTGGTGCGCGACCTGGAGGCCTACGAACGGTTCATCAAGGACAAGCTGACGCGGCTGGACAACATCGCCTCGATCGAAAGCAGCTTCGCGCTCGGCCAGGTCAAGCGCTCGGAAGTCTTGCCTGTCTAG
- a CDS encoding transketolase: MTILSELERKVLWLAVWMIHHANHVRGSQDGLKIGGHQASSASASTLLTALYFQILRPEDRIAVKPHASPVFHAIQYLYGKQTLEQLQNFRGYRGAQSYPSRTKDIDDVDFSTGSVGLGVAQTLFSSLVQDYVRAKGWNADQPEGRMVALLGDAEMDEGNIFEALLEGWKHGLRNTWWVVDYNRQSLDAVVREGLWQRFESIFRNFGWDVVILKHGTLQKAAFEEEGGEKLRSWIDACPNQLYSALTFQGGAAWRRRLLDDLGDQGSVTRLVEKRSDEDLAALMANLGGHDLASIVDAFEQARGHDRPSCFIAYTIKGFGLPLAGHKDNHAGLMTPAQVEALRQAMGVRQGREWDMFEGLAYDEAAIRSYLASSPFAQAATRRHKASAVSVPAQIPWRAQVSMSTQQGFGLLMHEIAKSDSDFAKRVVTTSPDVTVSTNLGAWVNRRGLFARGDQADLFREERIPSTFNWTFSPSGQHFELGISEMNLFTMLSALGLSHSLHGERLLPVGTLYDPFIERGLDALNYACYQDARFILAATPSGVTLAPEGGAHQSIATPLIGMAQDGLAAFEPAYVDELAVILRWAFDYMQRSGEAEPDDQTWLRDRTGGSVYLRLSTRSVEQPSRQMEDPLARAIVDGAYWLRKPGPNAAVVIAYSGAVAPEAVQALGLMAGDRRDVGLLAVTSADRLNAGWSAAARARQFGHPRATSHVERLLAGLPASCAIVTVLDGHPATLAWLGSVHGHRTRALGVEHFGQTGTIADLYRHYGIDAQGIMAAVQSVSAGRPLRHLGSAA, translated from the coding sequence ATGACGATCCTCTCCGAACTCGAACGCAAGGTTCTGTGGCTGGCGGTCTGGATGATCCATCATGCCAATCATGTTCGCGGCTCGCAGGACGGCCTCAAGATTGGCGGACATCAGGCGTCCTCGGCGTCCGCCTCGACCTTGCTGACGGCGCTCTATTTCCAGATCCTCAGGCCTGAAGACCGTATCGCCGTCAAGCCGCATGCCAGCCCGGTTTTTCACGCCATCCAGTATCTGTACGGCAAGCAGACGCTCGAGCAGCTGCAGAATTTTCGCGGCTATCGCGGCGCGCAGTCATACCCGTCTCGAACCAAGGATATCGACGACGTCGATTTCTCGACCGGGTCGGTTGGACTGGGCGTGGCACAGACCCTGTTCTCCTCCCTGGTCCAGGATTATGTCAGGGCAAAGGGCTGGAACGCGGACCAGCCTGAAGGTCGGATGGTCGCCCTTCTCGGCGACGCCGAAATGGATGAGGGCAATATCTTCGAGGCCCTCCTCGAAGGCTGGAAGCACGGCCTGCGCAACACCTGGTGGGTCGTCGACTACAACAGGCAGAGCCTGGATGCGGTGGTGCGCGAAGGCCTGTGGCAGCGCTTCGAGTCCATCTTTCGCAACTTCGGCTGGGATGTGGTGATCCTGAAACATGGCACCTTGCAAAAGGCGGCCTTTGAGGAAGAGGGCGGCGAAAAGCTGCGGTCATGGATCGATGCATGCCCCAACCAGCTCTATTCGGCGCTGACCTTCCAGGGCGGCGCTGCATGGCGCCGGCGCCTTCTGGACGACCTCGGTGACCAGGGATCGGTGACCCGGCTGGTCGAGAAGCGCAGCGACGAAGACCTCGCCGCATTGATGGCAAATCTCGGCGGCCACGATCTGGCGAGCATCGTCGATGCCTTCGAGCAGGCGCGAGGGCATGATCGTCCGTCCTGTTTCATCGCCTATACGATCAAGGGCTTCGGCCTGCCGCTGGCAGGCCACAAAGACAATCACGCCGGATTGATGACACCGGCGCAAGTCGAGGCGCTGCGACAAGCCATGGGTGTCCGCCAGGGGCGTGAATGGGACATGTTCGAGGGCCTTGCATACGATGAGGCCGCGATCCGGTCCTATCTGGCGTCGTCGCCTTTCGCGCAGGCAGCTACCCGTCGCCATAAAGCCTCGGCCGTATCCGTGCCGGCACAGATACCCTGGCGCGCGCAGGTCTCCATGTCGACACAGCAGGGCTTCGGCCTTCTGATGCATGAGATCGCCAAGTCAGACAGCGATTTTGCAAAGCGTGTGGTCACCACGTCTCCGGACGTCACGGTCTCGACCAATCTCGGCGCCTGGGTGAACAGGCGAGGCCTGTTCGCGCGCGGCGACCAGGCGGACCTCTTCCGTGAAGAACGCATACCCTCCACCTTCAATTGGACGTTTTCGCCGTCGGGACAGCATTTCGAACTGGGCATCTCGGAGATGAACCTCTTCACGATGCTGTCGGCGCTGGGTTTGTCGCACTCGCTTCACGGCGAGCGGCTGCTTCCGGTCGGCACGCTCTACGACCCTTTCATCGAGCGTGGCCTCGATGCGCTGAACTATGCCTGCTATCAGGACGCGCGCTTCATTCTGGCGGCAACGCCCTCCGGCGTGACGCTGGCGCCAGAGGGCGGAGCGCATCAGTCGATCGCCACGCCGCTGATCGGCATGGCGCAGGACGGCCTGGCCGCATTCGAGCCGGCCTATGTTGACGAGCTGGCAGTCATCCTGCGTTGGGCGTTCGACTACATGCAGCGCTCCGGCGAGGCCGAGCCCGACGACCAAACCTGGCTGCGCGATCGTACTGGAGGTTCGGTCTACCTCAGGCTCTCAACGCGATCGGTCGAACAACCGTCTCGCCAGATGGAGGATCCGCTGGCGCGCGCCATCGTCGACGGCGCCTACTGGTTGCGCAAGCCCGGGCCCAATGCCGCTGTGGTGATCGCCTATTCGGGAGCTGTCGCGCCGGAGGCGGTGCAGGCGTTGGGGCTGATGGCCGGAGATCGGCGCGATGTCGGGCTTCTGGCCGTGACCTCGGCCGATCGGCTGAACGCCGGCTGGTCTGCGGCGGCGCGGGCGCGCCAGTTTGGCCATCCGCGCGCCACCAGCCATGTCGAGCGCCTGCTGGCTGGCCTCCCGGCCTCGTGCGCCATCGTGACGGTGCTGGACGGGCACCCCGCGACGCTCGCCTGGCTGGGATCGGTCCATGGCCACCGCACGCGCGCGCTCGGCGTCGAGCATTTCGGCCAGACCGGTACGATCGCGGATCTCTACCGGCATTACGGGATCGATGCGCAAGGTATCATGGCAGCAGTGCAATCGGTTTCGGCCGGCCGGCCGCTGCGGCACCTTGGCTCGGCCGCCTGA
- a CDS encoding kinase, translating into MAEAGDVMSREALRSPVRTATAMAHHGELIQGVFKDDGGRLHRGLVTLPIAGLRSEASFARSDGDAVVVHPDHKVKAAAAARLTLDFLNVTGGGELTLQSSIPVGHGYGSSTADVVASIRAVAAAVNIQLRASSIGRLAVAAERASDAIAFDEHAVLFAQREGMVIENFGGSLPPLLLVGFKANGGVPVDTLQLPPARYDSTEIQEFGVLRALVARAVRLQDPYLLGRAASASAVISQRHLPKQGFGEIADIARRAGACGVQVAHSGSLFGLIFDLFTSNLKRRAALVAQQIRRAGFKDVEVHLVNAESWTW; encoded by the coding sequence ATGGCCGAGGCCGGCGATGTCATGAGCCGTGAAGCGCTGCGGTCGCCGGTGAGAACAGCGACGGCAATGGCGCATCACGGCGAGCTCATCCAGGGCGTCTTCAAGGATGATGGCGGGCGCCTTCATCGCGGGCTCGTGACGCTGCCGATTGCTGGCTTGAGATCCGAGGCAAGCTTCGCCAGGAGCGACGGCGATGCGGTCGTTGTCCACCCCGATCATAAGGTCAAGGCGGCGGCAGCCGCGCGCCTCACGCTCGATTTTCTGAACGTCACTGGCGGCGGCGAGCTGACACTTCAAAGCTCAATCCCTGTGGGGCACGGCTACGGCTCATCGACGGCTGACGTTGTCGCTTCCATTCGCGCTGTCGCCGCAGCCGTCAACATCCAGCTGCGGGCGTCGAGCATCGGGCGTCTGGCCGTGGCTGCCGAGCGCGCCAGCGACGCGATCGCGTTCGATGAGCACGCAGTGCTCTTCGCGCAACGGGAAGGCATGGTGATCGAGAATTTCGGGGGCTCCCTGCCGCCGCTGCTCCTGGTCGGGTTCAAGGCAAATGGCGGGGTTCCGGTCGACACATTGCAGCTGCCGCCTGCACGCTACGACAGTACCGAGATCCAGGAATTCGGCGTGCTTAGGGCGCTGGTGGCGCGGGCGGTTCGCCTTCAGGATCCCTATCTTCTCGGACGTGCCGCCTCGGCCAGTGCGGTGATCAGTCAACGGCACTTGCCGAAACAGGGCTTCGGCGAGATCGCCGACATCGCCAGGCGAGCCGGGGCGTGCGGGGTGCAAGTCGCCCATAGCGGTTCGCTGTTTGGCCTGATTTTCGATCTTTTCACATCGAATCTGAAGCGACGGGCGGCCCTCGTCGCGCAACAGATAAGACGTGCCGGCTTCAAGGATGTCGAAGTTCACTTGGTCAACGCGGAGAGCTGGACATGGTGA
- a CDS encoding PLP-dependent cysteine synthase family protein, which translates to MVTFDVDYFRDLETPRLALLAPNLVAAAFPLMKLMPARYILDRAASNGELKAGSHIVETTSGTFGMAVALLAAARDYRLTLVTASTLIDAKYKARLERIGATVIALDDPRGDGNQPGRLERLKEILAKEPDGFWTRQYDSPGNWLAYARLAELFVRAMGRIDCLVGCVGTGGSLCGTASFLRTVFPHLMVFAVDTHRSILFGHPVGKRMLRGLGNSVLPKNVRHELVDEIHWVGAYPAYRSAHRLLREHGIFMGPTSGAAALVAQWVATTLPDAQVAVIMPDEGHRHAETVYNDEWLAALPGWPCKELSEPRTLTTIAPAEETQWTRFLWLRRCLGDVLKTQAAGEVPPVVGAAENL; encoded by the coding sequence ATGGTGACCTTCGACGTGGACTATTTCAGGGACCTTGAGACCCCGCGCCTTGCTCTGCTGGCGCCCAATCTCGTGGCCGCTGCGTTCCCGCTGATGAAGCTGATGCCGGCCCGCTACATTCTGGATCGGGCAGCGTCGAATGGCGAACTGAAGGCCGGCTCCCATATCGTCGAGACGACGTCCGGCACATTTGGAATGGCGGTGGCGCTGCTGGCGGCGGCGCGTGACTATCGCCTTACGCTCGTCACCGCTTCAACGCTGATCGATGCCAAATACAAAGCCCGTCTGGAGCGCATCGGCGCGACGGTTATCGCCCTTGACGATCCGCGCGGCGATGGCAACCAGCCGGGCCGGCTGGAGCGCCTCAAGGAAATCCTGGCGAAGGAGCCGGATGGCTTCTGGACCCGCCAATACGACAGTCCGGGCAATTGGCTTGCCTATGCGCGGCTGGCCGAACTCTTTGTCCGGGCCATGGGCAGGATTGACTGCCTGGTCGGCTGCGTCGGCACGGGAGGCTCGCTATGCGGCACCGCCTCCTTTTTGCGAACTGTCTTTCCCCACCTGATGGTGTTTGCCGTCGATACCCATCGCAGCATTCTGTTCGGGCACCCTGTCGGCAAGCGCATGCTGCGGGGCTTGGGCAACAGCGTTCTGCCGAAAAATGTCAGGCATGAGCTTGTCGACGAGATCCATTGGGTTGGCGCCTACCCGGCGTATAGGAGCGCGCACCGCTTGCTGCGCGAGCATGGCATTTTCATGGGGCCGACCAGCGGCGCCGCCGCCTTGGTGGCGCAATGGGTTGCAACGACGCTTCCTGACGCGCAGGTGGCGGTGATCATGCCTGACGAAGGCCATCGCCATGCCGAGACCGTCTACAATGATGAGTGGCTTGCGGCGCTGCCTGGCTGGCCCTGCAAGGAACTGTCGGAGCCGAGGACGCTGACGACCATCGCACCGGCCGAAGAGACGCAATGGACGCGCTTTCTTTGGCTGCGTCGCTGCCTCGGCGATGTGCTGAAAACGCAGGCGGCAGGCGAAGTGCCACCGGTTGTTGGTGCGGCGGAAAATCTATGA
- a CDS encoding threonine synthase: MDAGRVLEFVCIRCGASSPAHVTIDSRGCAHCQDTAPANLRPVYAVPHLHPFDGVTSSRSLWRFAHMLPCTEADAVSLGEGLTPLLAAPRIGAFLGVPDLAIKDEGRNPTWSHKDRFSTIAVSVARARGAKIVATASSGNAGASLAAYAARAGLKCVVTTFAGSAGAMLAQIRKYDATVLPLVNKMDRWSLLEQAAARYDWFIASPYHGPVVGSHPLGIEGYKTIAYEIVEQSNGTAPDWCVLPVCYGDALSGVWAGFCELFAAGSITRLPRLVAAEVHGSLAHALASGADALSERKMLFDSLAVSIGTPRSTFQALKALRESGGHAVPVSNHGLIAMQERLAREEGIFAELASVTPLIAISTLKDQGVIAATDRVVAVVTASGLKDLDRSVGSNEHDQIFQTTHDAWRWLDKNGLDLVS; this comes from the coding sequence ATGGACGCAGGTCGTGTCCTGGAGTTCGTCTGCATCCGATGCGGCGCTTCCTCGCCTGCGCACGTCACCATCGACTCCAGGGGATGCGCCCACTGCCAAGACACCGCGCCGGCAAATCTTCGTCCGGTCTATGCGGTCCCGCACCTCCATCCCTTTGACGGCGTCACCAGTTCGCGCTCGCTGTGGCGTTTTGCGCATATGCTGCCTTGCACAGAAGCCGACGCGGTGAGCCTTGGCGAGGGTCTGACACCTTTGCTTGCCGCACCGCGCATCGGCGCGTTTCTGGGCGTGCCGGACCTTGCAATCAAGGACGAAGGCCGAAACCCGACCTGGTCGCACAAGGACCGCTTCTCGACCATCGCGGTCAGTGTGGCGCGCGCACGTGGCGCGAAAATCGTCGCGACCGCCTCATCGGGAAACGCCGGCGCTTCGCTGGCGGCCTACGCCGCTCGAGCTGGTCTCAAATGCGTCGTCACCACTTTCGCGGGGTCGGCCGGCGCGATGCTGGCGCAGATCCGAAAGTATGACGCGACGGTCTTGCCCCTGGTCAACAAAATGGACCGATGGTCGCTGCTTGAACAGGCGGCTGCCCGTTACGACTGGTTCATCGCATCGCCCTATCACGGTCCGGTCGTCGGCAGCCATCCACTCGGCATCGAGGGCTACAAGACGATCGCCTATGAGATCGTCGAGCAATCGAATGGCACGGCGCCAGACTGGTGCGTCCTGCCGGTCTGCTATGGTGATGCGTTGTCCGGCGTGTGGGCTGGCTTTTGCGAGCTGTTCGCGGCAGGGTCGATCACGCGCTTGCCTCGTCTCGTCGCAGCAGAGGTGCATGGGTCGCTGGCGCACGCTCTGGCCAGCGGCGCCGATGCGTTGAGTGAACGCAAGATGCTCTTCGACAGCCTAGCCGTATCGATTGGCACGCCACGCAGCACCTTTCAGGCCTTGAAGGCTCTGCGCGAATCCGGCGGGCATGCCGTCCCCGTCAGCAATCACGGCCTGATCGCGATGCAGGAACGCCTTGCGCGGGAGGAAGGAATCTTTGCCGAACTGGCCTCGGTCACGCCGCTGATAGCGATATCGACGTTGAAGGACCAAGGTGTCATCGCAGCCACAGACCGTGTCGTGGCCGTCGTGACAGCCAGCGGCCTCAAGGACCTCGATCGCTCCGTTGGATCGAACGAACACGACCAGATCTTCCAGACGACGCACGACGCCTGGCGCTGGCTCGACAAAAACGGGCTGGATCTCGTTTCATAG
- a CDS encoding helix-turn-helix domain-containing protein: MKLRGVFGLNVQRLRRERKLSQEQLSFVSGRTRAYISSVEAGRRNATLDTVEILAKALNVEPQELASANPASKHAVRVTKPAASKSNE, translated from the coding sequence ATGAAACTTCGCGGCGTTTTCGGCCTAAACGTGCAGCGGCTTCGCAGAGAGCGAAAACTCTCTCAGGAGCAGTTGTCTTTCGTTTCGGGCCGCACGCGCGCCTATATCAGCAGCGTCGAAGCCGGGCGGCGCAACGCTACGCTTGATACAGTCGAAATTCTGGCCAAGGCGTTGAATGTCGAGCCACAAGAGTTGGCTTCAGCAAACCCGGCAAGTAAGCACGCTGTTCGGGTGACGAAGCCGGCCGCCTCAAAGTCGAATGAATGA
- a CDS encoding LuxR family transcriptional regulator — MENETVVDLFAAITKIDTARSADAILQEFRSAMGRYGLRNFLITGLPVPHDTDWQREILGDGWPIDWYRRYVSEDHFLHDPCVAQCRHSPEPFLWRELPAARLGARAKLVMDEAAEFGMKEGICVPIHVPLAGPSVVTAASDRMDVPPSAMPLIETVCVHTFRSLSGLGTPGDGEEPTPLTARERELLEWSAQGKSTDDIACILGVTRNTVESHQRNIRAKLDAINVAHAIVKALRRQEIQI, encoded by the coding sequence ATGGAGAACGAAACTGTTGTCGACCTTTTTGCGGCGATCACCAAGATCGATACTGCGCGGTCGGCTGATGCAATCCTTCAAGAGTTCCGCTCAGCCATGGGGCGTTACGGATTGCGCAATTTTCTGATCACCGGACTGCCCGTGCCGCACGATACGGACTGGCAGCGTGAAATCCTGGGCGATGGCTGGCCTATCGATTGGTATCGGCGCTACGTCTCCGAGGATCACTTTTTGCACGATCCGTGTGTTGCGCAGTGCCGGCACTCGCCGGAGCCCTTCCTGTGGCGCGAGCTGCCGGCCGCAAGGTTGGGTGCACGCGCGAAGCTGGTCATGGACGAAGCTGCCGAGTTCGGGATGAAAGAAGGTATCTGTGTACCCATTCACGTGCCTCTGGCGGGCCCAAGTGTGGTCACTGCGGCGAGCGACCGGATGGACGTGCCGCCGAGCGCCATGCCCCTTATCGAGACGGTTTGCGTGCATACCTTTCGCAGCCTCTCAGGGCTGGGAACACCCGGCGATGGCGAAGAGCCCACGCCCTTGACGGCGCGCGAGCGCGAACTCCTGGAGTGGAGCGCGCAAGGCAAATCCACCGATGACATCGCTTGTATCCTTGGTGTCACCAGGAACACGGTTGAAAGCCATCAGCGCAACATTCGAGCAAAGCTCGATGCGATCAATGTCGCGCATGCCATCGTCAAGGCGCTGCGACGGCAGGAAATCCAGATTTAG
- a CDS encoding acyl-homoserine-lactone synthase, with the protein MVRIHLVTWDNRKHYRKVLERYFRIRYEIYVKQRRWRAVARPINIEIDAFDNEHTLYVLALDTNGKILGGSRLVPTLEPHLMSEVFPVLAGDRPPRAAEIFEWTRFFVVPSLRTHGTPSPIAGLVLCGLLEIAQRLGIRQISVVCETFWPKRLRALGWTLTELGDVLEHPDGDIIALLIEVTPEAVEQTRRAYGISGVILADNI; encoded by the coding sequence ATGGTTCGTATACATCTGGTCACTTGGGATAACAGGAAGCACTACAGGAAAGTTCTGGAGCGCTACTTTCGGATACGCTACGAGATTTACGTCAAGCAGAGGCGATGGCGCGCCGTCGCACGGCCCATCAACATCGAGATCGACGCCTTCGATAACGAGCATACGCTTTATGTTCTGGCGCTTGATACCAACGGCAAGATCCTAGGCGGCTCCCGTCTCGTCCCGACGCTGGAGCCGCATCTCATGAGCGAAGTGTTCCCGGTTCTCGCCGGCGACAGGCCTCCGCGAGCGGCTGAAATTTTCGAGTGGACGCGTTTCTTCGTCGTTCCATCGCTTCGTACGCACGGCACCCCGTCGCCGATCGCCGGCTTGGTTCTCTGCGGTCTGCTCGAGATCGCTCAACGTCTGGGGATTCGACAGATCAGTGTGGTGTGCGAGACATTCTGGCCAAAACGGCTGCGCGCGCTTGGGTGGACGCTGACCGAGCTCGGTGACGTTCTCGAACATCCCGACGGCGATATCATCGCGTTGCTGATCGAGGTCACGCCCGAAGCTGTTGAACAGACGCGCCGCGCTTACGGCATCAGCGGCGTCATACTTGCCGACAACATCTAG
- a CDS encoding winged-helix domain-containing protein, with translation MRGSQPYDVSNPVDGLMKPLVLIASKDPDFFLVFGHILSVAGFETQLITGDREIARAIAATAPLAIIVDCHPGDRAIVKQCSWLKSTAATKATPVASLVAPRSGRLHLDLIKAGVDEIFSRPFAPEQLLTWLHGKAGIAKLSRETDSGELVQGDFRLERQTHRTFFKQKEIVMPPIEFKLLRSLLGQPGKVLSREELVATAWPEHAAATDVRGVDVHIARLRKRLRASVGSDVIRTVRSAGYAFAPDW, from the coding sequence TTGCGCGGTAGTCAGCCCTATGATGTGTCGAACCCGGTTGATGGACTCATGAAGCCGCTGGTCCTGATCGCCTCGAAGGACCCGGATTTCTTCCTGGTCTTCGGCCACATACTTTCGGTAGCCGGCTTCGAAACACAGCTGATCACGGGAGACCGGGAAATCGCACGTGCCATCGCGGCGACAGCCCCGCTTGCCATAATCGTGGACTGCCATCCGGGCGACCGTGCAATCGTCAAGCAGTGCAGCTGGTTGAAGTCGACCGCCGCAACCAAAGCGACGCCGGTCGCGAGCCTGGTTGCCCCGCGCTCCGGCAGGCTGCATCTGGACTTGATCAAGGCTGGCGTCGACGAAATATTTTCCCGGCCGTTCGCCCCCGAACAGCTGCTGACATGGCTGCACGGCAAGGCGGGCATAGCGAAGCTTTCACGCGAAACGGACTCGGGTGAGTTGGTGCAGGGCGATTTTCGGCTCGAGCGACAGACCCACCGGACATTCTTCAAGCAAAAGGAGATCGTCATGCCACCGATCGAGTTCAAGCTTTTGCGCAGCCTTTTGGGGCAACCTGGCAAGGTCTTGAGTCGCGAGGAGCTGGTCGCGACGGCATGGCCTGAACATGCCGCCGCAACCGACGTGCGGGGCGTCGACGTCCATATAGCCAGGTTGCGCAAAAGGCTTCGGGCGTCGGTGGGAAGCGATGTGATCCGGACCGTTCGCTCGGCAGGTTACGCGTTCGCGCCGGACTGGTGA
- a CDS encoding amino acid ABC transporter ATP-binding protein, which yields MLAQVSLPVSSVQTTAHLRVDGLNKWFGALHVLKDIDLTIRAGTRIVVCGPSGSGKSTLIRCCNGLEPFQKGTIQLDGIALGRNARDTATARRLTGMVFQSFNLFPHLTVLANCTLALRRVLLKTGREAEEIAMQHLTAVRIPEKAQAYPAQLSGGQQQRVAIARALCLNPRIMLFDEPTSALDPEMIKEALDVMIALAKTGMTMVCVTHEMGFAREVADEIVFMDDGRIIERASSKEFFSAAAHPRARLFLDTILSH from the coding sequence ATGCTCGCTCAAGTCTCGCTCCCAGTCTCCTCCGTTCAAACCACCGCGCATCTCCGGGTCGATGGCCTCAATAAATGGTTCGGTGCCCTGCACGTCTTGAAGGATATTGATCTGACGATCCGCGCGGGCACACGCATCGTCGTTTGCGGGCCTTCCGGCTCGGGCAAATCGACGCTGATCCGCTGCTGCAACGGTCTTGAGCCTTTTCAAAAGGGAACGATCCAGCTCGACGGGATAGCACTGGGAAGAAATGCCCGGGACACGGCGACGGCGCGCCGGCTGACAGGCATGGTGTTCCAGAGTTTCAACCTCTTTCCGCATCTCACCGTGCTTGCCAACTGCACGCTGGCGCTGCGACGGGTTCTCCTGAAAACCGGCCGGGAGGCCGAAGAGATCGCCATGCAGCATCTGACGGCGGTGCGCATTCCCGAAAAGGCGCAAGCCTACCCGGCCCAGCTCTCGGGTGGTCAACAACAAAGGGTGGCGATCGCGCGTGCGCTCTGCCTCAATCCCCGAATCATGCTGTTCGACGAACCCACCTCCGCGCTCGACCCGGAAATGATCAAGGAAGCCCTCGACGTCATGATCGCGCTCGCGAAAACCGGCATGACCATGGTCTGCGTGACGCATGAGATGGGTTTCGCACGCGAAGTCGCCGATGAGATTGTTTTCATGGACGACGGCCGCATTATCGAGCGTGCCTCTTCCAAAGAGTTTTTCTCAGCGGCCGCTCACCCACGCGCGCGGCTGTTCCTGGACACCATCTTGAGCCATTGA
- a CDS encoding amino acid ABC transporter permease gives MGFNFDFALSTIPTILGAIGATLLATVLSCLGASALGFSFEMIRRGGGAPGLAVRFLIDFIRSTPVLAWLYFLYFVMPFYGIRLGAMTVGILGLSLYYSGYLAEVFKAGIDAIPKGQQEAARALSLSRRDTVVFIVAPQMLRNVAAPLGNYLVSILKATPYLAILAVPEMLGRAFDIASETYRYAEPLTVAGILFLALALIVAYGVKRVEQRLLASGRR, from the coding sequence GTGGGATTTAACTTTGACTTCGCGCTCTCGACCATTCCGACCATTCTCGGGGCAATCGGAGCGACTCTGCTGGCAACGGTGTTGAGTTGTCTCGGCGCTTCAGCGCTTGGTTTCAGTTTCGAGATGATCCGCCGCGGCGGCGGCGCGCCCGGCCTCGCCGTCCGCTTTCTGATTGACTTCATCCGCTCGACGCCGGTTCTGGCCTGGCTCTATTTCCTGTATTTCGTCATGCCTTTCTACGGCATCCGGCTTGGGGCCATGACGGTCGGCATACTGGGGCTGAGCCTGTATTACAGCGGCTATCTGGCGGAGGTGTTCAAGGCGGGCATCGACGCGATCCCGAAGGGCCAACAGGAAGCAGCCAGAGCCTTGTCGCTCAGCCGCCGCGACACGGTCGTTTTCATTGTCGCGCCGCAAATGTTGCGCAACGTCGCCGCACCGTTGGGCAACTATCTCGTTTCGATCCTCAAGGCCACGCCCTATCTCGCGATCCTGGCGGTACCCGAAATGCTCGGCCGCGCCTTCGATATCGCGTCTGAAACCTATCGATACGCGGAGCCGCTCACCGTCGCCGGCATTCTGTTTCTCGCCTTGGCGCTGATCGTTGCTTATGGCGTAAAGCGTGTCGAGCAGCGCCTGCTTGCATCCGGACGTCGCTGA
- a CDS encoding amino acid ABC transporter permease: MFEIWLGILQGLGITLKVTAYGLVFAIPFALVFGVAQFLTTGMTRFLVTAMIEFWRSSAVVVLLFVFYYVLPVMGVTLSALTVSALVLGLNTGGYASQAVRAGLQSLPAGQREAGMALGLSRPAILFLIELPQALVAMSPTFVNNLIQLVKATSLVSLVTLTDMTFRAKEIAQTEYDPVAIYSALLLAFFVVCYPIALAGRWLEARVKS; encoded by the coding sequence ATGTTCGAGATCTGGCTAGGCATTCTGCAGGGGCTGGGCATCACCCTGAAGGTCACGGCCTATGGCCTGGTCTTTGCGATCCCCTTCGCGCTCGTCTTCGGCGTCGCGCAGTTTCTGACCACCGGCATGACCCGCTTCCTGGTCACCGCCATGATTGAATTCTGGCGCAGTTCCGCGGTGGTCGTCCTGCTCTTCGTCTTTTACTATGTGCTGCCGGTGATGGGGGTCACCCTATCGGCGCTGACCGTCAGTGCACTGGTGCTCGGTCTCAACACGGGCGGCTACGCCAGCCAGGCGGTGCGCGCCGGACTGCAATCTCTTCCCGCCGGCCAACGCGAGGCGGGCATGGCGCTCGGCCTCTCGCGCCCGGCGATCCTGTTTCTGATCGAGCTGCCGCAGGCCTTGGTCGCCATGAGCCCCACCTTCGTCAACAATCTTATCCAGCTCGTCAAGGCGACGTCCCTCGTTTCGCTGGTCACGCTGACGGACATGACCTTCCGGGCCAAGGAGATCGCGCAGACCGAATACGATCCGGTGGCGATCTACTCAGCGCTGCTGCTGGCCTTCTTCGTCGTGTGTTATCCGATCGCACTCGCCGGCCGCTGGCTCGAGGCGCGGGTCAAATCCTGA